DNA from Brevibacterium sp. 'Marine':
AGCGCGAGATCATCTCCGCGGTCCAGTCGGGGTTCTCCAGGGCGGCAGTGCCGATGTTGACGCGCTCGGCTCCGGTGTCGAGTGCGCGTTCGAGGCTTTCGGTGTCACGGATTCCACCGGAGAGTTCGACCTTGATCCCCACAGCCTTGACGACCTGGTTGAGCAGATCCGAGTTCGATCCGCGTCCGAAGGCGGCGTCGAGGTCGACGAGGTGGATCCATTCGGCGCCACGGCTCTCGAAGTCCTGGGCGGCGTCGATGGGTGAGCCGTAGTCGGTTTCGGTTCCGGCTTCGCCCTGGACGAGGCGGACGGCCTTGCCGTCGGCGACGTCGACGGCGGGGAGGAGGACCAGCTTGTTCGAACTGTCTGTCATTGTGACCTTTCTGCCAGGGTGCCACGGGGTTTGAGGCAACCATAGTCGGTGTGCTCGGTCAGGAGCTGAGTGGGTCTGTGGGGTTGCTGCCGGAATCGCTGGTGCTGCCGGAATCGCTGGTGCTGCCGGAACCACCACCGGTGCTGCTGTCGGCGGCGAACGAGGCGAGCCAGTTTCGCAGCAGCCTGGCGCCCGCCTCGGCGGATTTCTCGGGATGGAACTGTGCTGCCCAGGTGGTTCCGTCTTCGACAGCGGCGATGAAGTCGTTGCCGTGGCGGGCGGTCGTCACCGTCGCGTTCGCCGGGGGCTCGGTCGCGGCGTAGGAGTGGACGAAGTAGAAGCGTTCGTCTCCGATGCCGGCGAACATGGCCGAGTCTGCGGGAGCGTTGACCTTCGACCATCCCATATGCGGGATGACCGGTGCTTCGAGCCCTGTGACGGCACCGGGCCACAGACCGATGCCCTCGGTCCTGACTCCGTGTTCGACGCCGCGGGCGAAGAACACCTGGAGGCCGACGCAGATGCCGAGCAGCGGTCGCCCCTGTTCGTGGCGGTCCCGGATGAGGTCGACTCCCCCGACGTTCTCCAGTCCGGCCATGACTGCCGAAAACGCGCCGACGCCGGGGACCAGCAGTCCGTCGGAGTCGTTGATGACATCGTGATCGGCCGTGAGCGTGACCTCGGCACCGGCCGCGGCGACCGCACGCACGGCGGAGCGGACATTGCCGGCTCCGTAGTCGAGGACGGCGACCGTCGTCATCGCTTCGCCCCCTTGCTCAGCACCGACCAGATCCTCCATAGGGAGAACCCGAGGACGATGACGCTGAGCGCGGCGACGACCCAGGCGATGGTGTTCCCGCCCAGTGCCAACGCAATGCCGAAGGCGGTGACGAGTCCGGCGAGGACGGCAGCGATGATCCACAGCAGCGCCGTGCGCGCCATGGCCGCCCGGCCCGGACTCATCGTGGCCGCACTGGCCTGCAGCTTCGTCATCGAATCGGTTCTGATGCTGCCTTCGACGTCGTCTGCGGCAACGGTTTCGAGCAGCAGCCCTTCGAGGACATCGGGGAGGTTCTTCAGTGCCAGTCCGGCCGGCACATCGGATTCTCGGGCGCCGTGGCGGAAGTGGCCGGCGTCGATCTGCTCTTCGCTGCGCACGAGGAGGAGGACCTCATGTTTGCCGGCGAGCTTCGAGATCGCCGCGGCCGCCTCGTTGCCGGCATTGACATCGGTGTCGGCGAGGACGATGCCGCTGAACTCGCCGATCGGCACGATGGTGCCGGAGATGTTCGACAGCACGCAGGCGGCGGCCAGCTGCTGGGCGACCCCGAATGGGGTCACGATGACGGTCGTGCTCACAGGACTCCCTTGGTGCTGGGAACGGAGTTGCTCCGTGGGTCGGTCTCGACGGCCTGCCGCAGCGCGCGGGCGAAGGCCTTGAATTCGGCTTCGACGATGTGGTGCGGGTCGCGGCCGCGAACCAGGTCGAGGTGGACGGTCAGTCCGCCGTTGAAGGCGATGGATTCCAGTGAGTGGGAGGTCATCGAACCGGTGAAGTGACCGCCGATGAGGTGGTACTGCTGGCCTTCGGGTTCACCTTCGTGGACGAAGTAGGGTCGACCGGAGACGTCGACGACGCACTGGGCCAGTGCTTCGTCCAGCGGTACGGCGGCGAAGCCGTAGCGGCGGATGCCGACCTTGTCGCCGAGTGCTTCGCGAATGGTCTGGCCGAGGACGATCGAGGTGTCCTCGACGGTGTGGTGGACGTCGATGTGCGTATCGCCGGTGGCGGTGATGTCGAGGTCGATCATCGAGTGCTTCGACAGGGCGGTGAGCATATGGTCGAAGAACGGCACGGAAGTCGAGATGTTCGAGGTGCCGGTGCCGTCGAGGTTGACGGACACGGACACCGTTGACTCGGAGGTGGTGCGTGAGTTCTGGGCCTGCCTCATGGAGTGCCTTTCGTCGGGGCGGCTGATGACGGGGTCGGAGACTGCGGACGGTCCGCGAGGAGGTCAGGGTCGTCGGCGAGGATCTCGTCGATGGCGGTCAGAAACGCTTCGGTCTCGTCCTCGGTGCCGGCGTTGACGCGGGCGTGGCCGGTGATGCCGATATCGCGGATGAGGATTCCGCGGTCGAGGAGCTTCTGCCACAGCTCGGCCGGTGAGGCGATGTTGCCGAAGAGGACGAAGTTCGAATCGCTGTCGTGGACGGTGAAGCCCGCCTCGGCGAGGTGGCTCGACATGCG
Protein-coding regions in this window:
- the hisH gene encoding imidazole glycerol phosphate synthase subunit HisH, whose product is MTTVAVLDYGAGNVRSAVRAVAAAGAEVTLTADHDVINDSDGLLVPGVGAFSAVMAGLENVGGVDLIRDRHEQGRPLLGICVGLQVFFARGVEHGVRTEGIGLWPGAVTGLEAPVIPHMGWSKVNAPADSAMFAGIGDERFYFVHSYAATEPPANATVTTARHGNDFIAAVEDGTTWAAQFHPEKSAEAGARLLRNWLASFAADSSTGGGSGSTSDSGSTSDSGSNPTDPLSS
- the hisB gene encoding imidazoleglycerol-phosphate dehydratase HisB codes for the protein MRQAQNSRTTSESTVSVSVNLDGTGTSNISTSVPFFDHMLTALSKHSMIDLDITATGDTHIDVHHTVEDTSIVLGQTIREALGDKVGIRRYGFAAVPLDEALAQCVVDVSGRPYFVHEGEPEGQQYHLIGGHFTGSMTSHSLESIAFNGGLTVHLDLVRGRDPHHIVEAEFKAFARALRQAVETDPRSNSVPSTKGVL
- the priA gene encoding bifunctional 1-(5-phosphoribosyl)-5-((5-phosphoribosylamino)methylideneamino)imidazole-4-carboxamide isomerase/phosphoribosylanthranilate isomerase PriA, with translation MTDSSNKLVLLPAVDVADGKAVRLVQGEAGTETDYGSPIDAAQDFESRGAEWIHLVDLDAAFGRGSNSDLLNQVVKAVGIKVELSGGIRDTESLERALDTGAERVNIGTAALENPDWTAEMISRFGDQVAIGLDVRGTTLAARGWTKDGGDLYEVLNTLEAAGCSRYVVTDVRKDGTLKGPNVDLLKDLAQKTDSPIVASGGVSSLDDLRALRELVPFGVDSAIVGKALYAGKFTLEEALEVAGR